One window of Vespa velutina chromosome 2, iVesVel2.1, whole genome shotgun sequence genomic DNA carries:
- the LOC124946665 gene encoding chaoptin-like has product MRCYFFFLVFYLFGYVWSEETCQTITSKMAKTVTFDCTELNTLQDHLDSAQSNTTNIIIHGSNLINIAGHTFVRFGATLRVLDLHENNIEALDRQVFTGLINLNELILWGNRLTWISSDWFVNLYNLRTLDLSFNLIQSIDYKIFPLLYRVENFYIDYNNLKAIDYNLFVYMVNLKKIKFGKNPWNWGYRALLTWEMENRNIDYSSEWDDWNWMSNVIKDCTESGEGGIPSDSVIDCAVRKLLDFTYDTLHFSPIGWANDVGCAPEARRLISCVRPKNVTENTDYQTIRMILQDYSRILPPMIRAHSPLSYTSNPEL; this is encoded by the exons atgaggtgttatttcttcttcctcgtcttctATTTATTTGGATATGTCTGGTCGGAGGAAACATGTCAAACGATAACATCGAAAATGGCGAAAACAGTGACCTTCGATTGTACAGAATTGAACACGTTACAAGATCATTTGGATTCGGCACAAAGTAATACAACGAACATAATAATACACGGATCTAATCTAATTAATATAGCCGG GCATACCTTCGTCAGATTCGGTGCAACATTACGAGTTTTGGATCTccacgaaaataatattgaagcTTTAGATCGTCAAGTTTTTACaggattaataaatttaaatgaactGATTCTATGGGGTAACCGATTGACATGGATATCCAGTGATTGGttcgtaaatttatataatctcCGAACTCTCGACTTATCGTTCAATCTAATACAAAGCATAGATTACAAAATCTTCCCGTTGCTTTACCGCGTGGAAAACTTTTACATAGATTATAACAACTTGAAAGCCATTGATTATAACTTGTTCGTCTATATGGTGAaccttaaaaaaattaaattcggtAAAAATCCTTGGAATTGGGG ATATCGTGCTTTACTAACCTGGGAAATGGAGAACCGAAACATTGATTACTCTAGCGAATGGGATGATTGGAATTGGATGAGCAACGTGATAAAAGATTGCACGGAAAGTGGCGAGGGTGGAATTCCAAGTGATAGTGTAATCGATTGCGCTGTCAGGAAACTGTTGGACTTTACGTACGATACTTTGCACTTCTCTCCTATTGGATGGGCAAACGATGTTGGATGCGCTCCGGAAGCCAGGAGATTGATCAGCTGCGTAAGACCAAAGAATGTTACTGAAAACACGGATTATCAAACAATACGTATGATCCTTCAAGATTATAGTAGAATTTTACCTCCCATGATACGAGCTCATAGTCCATTAAGTTATACCTCTAATCCcgaattgtaa